The proteins below are encoded in one region of Neofelis nebulosa isolate mNeoNeb1 chromosome 17, mNeoNeb1.pri, whole genome shotgun sequence:
- the LOC131499845 gene encoding LOW QUALITY PROTEIN: vomeronasal type-1 receptor 2-like (The sequence of the model RefSeq protein was modified relative to this genomic sequence to represent the inferred CDS: inserted 2 bases in 2 codons) — MAFADLKFAMIFLFQIVVGVWGNFSLLYHSVTLAFSGCKPRSTDLILRHLTVANSLVLLSRGIPRTMAAFGLRHFLNYFGCKLXLYIHRVARGVTIGTICLLSVFQAITISPRKSRWAELKAKALKYIGSFNTLCWVLHMLVNFIFPVFATGRWSNKTITMMFCPTPLHDKVSDSTYTALIAFRDVLCXGLMSWASGSMVFILNRHRQRVQHIHRTKASPRSSPETRGIHTDLVLVSAFVSFYTLSFVFYVYLALCDNPNWWVVTTSILITTGFPTVTPFVLMSRNPTVYRLCSFCCGRKTEFPDLIRKI; from the exons ATGGCCTTCGCGGATTTGAAATTTGCAATGATCTTCCTGTTCCAGATAGTCGTTGGAGTTTGGGGAAATTTCTCGCTCTTATATCATTCTGTGACCCTTGCCTTCAGTGGATGCAAACCAAGGTCAACCGATTTAATTCTCAGGCACCTGACTGTAGCCAACTCCTTGGTCCTTCTCTCCCGAGGAATCCCAAGGACAATGGCAGCTTTTGGGTTAAGACATTTCCTCAATTATTTTGGATGCAAAC GTTTATACATTCACAGAGTGGCCAGGGGTGTGACCATTGGCACCATCTGTCTCCTGAGTGTCTTCCAGGCCATCACCATCAGCCCCAGAAAGTCCAGGTGGGCGGAGCTTAAAGCCAAAGCCCTGAAGTACATCGGGTCCTTCAATACCCTCTGCTGGGTCCTCCACATgctggtaaattttatttttccagtgtttGCGACTGGCAGATGGAGTAACAAAACCATCACAATGATGTTCTGTCCTACTCCGCTTCACGACAAAGTCTCAGACTCCACGTATACAGCATTGATAGCCTTTCGTGATGTTTTAT TTGGGCTCATGTCCTGGGCCAGCGGCTCAATGGTGTTCATCCTGAACAGGCACAGGCAGCGGGTCCAACACATTCATAGGACCAAGGCCTCCCCAAGATCCTCCCCCGAGACCAGAGGCATCCACACCGACCTTGTTCTGGTAAGCGCCTTTGTATCTTTTTACACCCTCTCCTTCGTGTTTTATGTTTATCTGGCTCTTTGTGATAATCCCAATTGGTGGGTGGTGACCACCTCTATACTAATCACCACAGGATTCCCGACTGTCACGCCCTTTGTTCTCATGAGCCGTAATCCCACTGTGTACAGGCTCTGCTCTTTCTGCTGTGGAAGAAAGACAGAATTCCCTGATctcatcagaaaaatataa